One genomic window of Misgurnus anguillicaudatus chromosome 12, ASM2758022v2, whole genome shotgun sequence includes the following:
- the LOC129446268 gene encoding trace amine-associated receptor 13c-like has protein sequence MGYETEDHETQYCFPAINSSCIKTKRSRHEYNIMYVFFSLLSVWTVFMNLLVIISISHFKKLHTPTNKLILSLDLADLYIGFIAIPVEAIKIIEMFWYFGEIFCGMFVIFLGLFLSVSLITSVLIALDRLIAVNYPLLYTQKITLTKSLVAIFFSWFYSSAYNTSFVVSNGYFDPNTLKSLGVCYGECTFIISFGWRLIDLFVTFLFPCITIITLYMKIFYVVHQQVKVINSLVKRGKHLTEGSMKRKTEHKAALTLGIIVAIHLLCYIPVYIFSLTGNTVIPEATASFLTWTMYMNSSVNPLVYAFFYPWFRKALKQIITLKIFRPASSLVDIFTIVPASV, from the coding sequence ATGGGCTATGAGACAGAAGATCATGAGACTCAATACTGCTTTCCTGCCATTAACTCATCATGCATCAAGACAAAACGCTCCAGACATGAATACAATatcatgtatgtgtttttttcattgctgTCAGTATGGACTGTGTTTATGAATCTGCTGGTGATCATCTCCATCTCTCACTTCAAGAAGCTTCACACTCCAACCAACAAGCTCATTCTCTCTCTGGATTTGGCTGACCTGTACATAGGATTTATTGCTATACCTGTAGAGGCTATCAAAATTATAGAGATGTTCTGGTACTTTGGAGAAATTTTCTGTGGAATGTTTGTAATTTTCCTTGGACTTTTTCTCTCTGTATCTCTTATTACTTCAGTTTTAATTGCTCTTGATCGTTTAATTGCTGTGAATTACCCTTTACTTTACACACAGAAAATAACCTTGACTAAAAGTTTAGTGGCTATTTTTTTCAGCTGGTTTTACTCATCAGCTTACAACACTTCCTTTGTGGTCAGTAATGGATATTTTGACCCTAACACTTTAAAAAGCTTAGGTGTGTGTTATGGAGAGTGTACCTTTATTATTAGTTTTGGTTGGAGACTAATAGATCTCTTTGTTACTTTCTTGTTTCCTTGTATTACAATCATAActttatatatgaaaatattttatgtcGTACATCAGCAAGTAAAAGTTATAAACTCTCTGGTAAAGAGAGGAAAACATCTAACAGAAGGTTCAATGAAAAGGAAAACTGAGCACAAAGCCGCTCTCACATTAGGCATCATTGTGGCAATTCACCTGCTTTGCTATATACCcgtttatattttttctctcaCAGGAAATACAGTAATTCCTGAAGCCACTGCCAGTTTTCTAACATGGACTATGTATATGAACTCAAGTGTAAATCCCCTCGTCTATGCTTTCTTTTACCCCTGGTTCAGAAAGGCACTTAAACAAATTATCACTCTTAAAATATTTCGTCCTGCATCCAGTCTGGTGGACATTTTCACCATAGTGCCTGCATCTGTGTag
- the LOC129446267 gene encoding trace amine-associated receptor 13c-like: MAYETEDHETQYCFPDINSSCIKTKRSTHEYNIMYVFISLLSLWTVFMNLLVIISIYHFKKLHTPTNMLILSLAVADLLIGLIVMPLEAIRFTETCWYFGNTICRLFILILILVLNTSLSNLVLIALDRFIAVIYPLLYTQKITMTKSLVGIFLSWFCSSAYMSAIVVSNGCFDPDSFKRLGVCYGECTFIINFGWRLIDLFANFLFPCITIITLYMKIFYVVHQQVKMINSLVKRGNDLTEGSVKRKTEHKAALTLGIIVAIHLLCYIPFYIFFNTGNTVIPENAASFIIWTMYMNSSVNPLVYAFFYPWFRKALKQIITLKIFRPASTLVDIFTIVHPSV, from the coding sequence ATGGCCTATGAGACCGAAGACCATGAGACTCAATACTGCTTTCCTGACATTAACTCATCATGCATCAAGACAAAACGCTCCACACATGAATACAATATCATGTATGTGTTTATTTCATTGCTGTCATTATGGACTGTGTTTATGAATCTGCTGGTGATCATCTCCATCTATCACTTCAAGAAGCTTCACACTCCAACCAACATGCTCATTCTCTCTCTGGCTGTGGCCGACCTGCTCATAGGACTTATTGTCATGCCCTTGGAGGCGATTAGGTTTACTGAAACATGTTGGTACTTTGGAAACACTATCTGTAGACTGTTTATATTAATCTTGATATTGGTCCTCAATACATCTCTgagtaatttagttttaattgcTCTTGATCGTTTCATTGCTGTGATTTACCCTTTACTGTACACACAGAAAATAACTATGACTAAAAGTTTAGTGGGAATTTTCCTCAGCTGGTTTTGCTCATCTGCTTATATGTCTGCCATTGTAGTCAGTAATGGATGTTTTGACCCTGACAGTTTTAAAAGATTAGGTGTGTGTTATGGAGAGTGTAcctttattattaattttggtTGGAGATTGATAGATCTCTTTGCTAATTTCTTGTTTCCTTGTATCACAATCATAActttatatatgaaaatattttatgttgtaCATCAGCAAGTTAAAATGATAAACTCTCTGGTGAAGAGAGGAAACGATCTAACAGAAGGTTCAGTGAAAAGGAAAACTGAGCACAAAGCTGCTTTAACATTAGGTATCATTGTGGCAATTCATCTGCTTTGCTATATAcccttttatatattttttaacacagGAAATACAGTAATTCCTGAAAACGCTGCCAGTTTTATAATATGGACTATGTATATGAACTCAAGTGTAAATCCCCTCGTCTATGCTTTCTTTTACCCCTGGTTCAGAAAGGCACTTAAACAAATCATCACTCTTAAAATATTTCGCCCTGCATCCACTCTGGTGGACATTTTCACCATAGTGCATCCATCTGTGTAG